The Candidatus Malacoplasma girerdii genome has a segment encoding these proteins:
- a CDS encoding metallo-beta-lactamase superfamily protein has product MSKVIEKLFAEEQQQSIQDQEDEIKGIYGEPTKWWSLGGVDEIGKNMYVFQQDDELFIIDCGIKFCDNDFPGVDGLICPFDSLIENQDKIKALIITHGHEDHIGGVPYLLRSVKIPKIYAPQLSIELIKKRAKEFGDIKLPEINLINDNTKIITPRFKFEFYRVCHSIPDAFGVYIETKNARIIHSGDFKFDFSTNGDEFDILKVAEMGRRNIDVLFCESTNAETPGFAPSEKYVIEELRGIIETCPGRVFVATFASNLQRIEEILDIAIRNNRKICLYGRSMNANVNIAIDIGLLNCSKEHFIDSSELEQFPDNEIMILCTGSQGEEMAALNQMATGRNARIVFRSTDTIILSSSPIPGNFEAVEKLVNKLYMCGANVKINSKETKLHTSGHATQMEQQLLMKLTNPQYVVPIHGEFKMLRALRQNAIDSGIHPDNVYQAARGQILEISNHRLIPTDDFVDMYDVYVSNGQIDGDSAGTLKYRKILSRDGIFNISLVINKKTKQLATQPLINTKGAFFVKDSQPLMSKIAYSIRDKVNTLLAKNNNINYSQIKKHVQNISLFYIWANKKKKPYVLTSIFEVNE; this is encoded by the coding sequence ATGAGTAAAGTTATTGAAAAATTATTTGCTGAAGAACAACAGCAAAGCATCCAAGATCAAGAGGATGAAATTAAAGGAATTTATGGCGAACCAACCAAATGATGATCGCTTGGTGGTGTTGATGAAATTGGGAAAAACATGTATGTTTTTCAACAAGATGATGAACTATTTATCATTGACTGTGGAATTAAATTTTGTGATAATGATTTTCCTGGTGTAGATGGACTAATTTGTCCGTTTGATTCTTTAATTGAAAATCAAGATAAAATTAAGGCCTTAATTATTACTCACGGTCATGAAGATCATATTGGTGGAGTACCATATTTACTTCGTAGTGTTAAAATTCCTAAAATTTATGCGCCACAATTGTCAATTGAGTTAATTAAAAAACGTGCTAAGGAATTTGGTGATATTAAACTTCCTGAAATTAATTTAATTAATGACAACACAAAAATTATTACACCAAGATTTAAATTTGAATTTTATCGTGTTTGTCACTCAATTCCTGATGCTTTTGGAGTTTATATCGAAACAAAAAATGCAAGAATTATTCACTCAGGTGACTTTAAATTTGACTTCTCAACTAATGGTGATGAATTTGATATTTTAAAAGTTGCTGAAATGGGAAGAAGAAACATTGATGTTTTATTTTGTGAATCAACAAACGCAGAAACACCGGGTTTTGCTCCAAGTGAAAAATATGTAATTGAAGAATTACGAGGAATTATAGAAACTTGTCCAGGACGAGTTTTTGTTGCAACATTTGCAAGTAATTTACAAAGAATTGAAGAAATTTTAGATATTGCAATTCGCAATAATCGTAAGATTTGTTTATATGGACGAAGCATGAATGCCAATGTTAATATAGCAATTGATATTGGTTTGTTAAATTGTTCTAAAGAGCATTTCATTGATTCAAGTGAACTTGAACAATTTCCAGATAACGAAATAATGATTTTATGTACTGGAAGTCAAGGTGAAGAAATGGCTGCTCTTAATCAAATGGCTACAGGAAGAAATGCAAGAATTGTCTTTAGATCAACCGACACTATTATTCTTTCAAGTAGTCCTATTCCAGGAAATTTTGAAGCAGTAGAAAAATTAGTAAACAAACTTTATATGTGTGGAGCTAATGTAAAAATTAATAGTAAAGAAACTAAATTACATACCTCTGGACACGCAACACAAATGGAACAACAACTGTTAATGAAATTAACAAACCCACAATATGTTGTACCAATTCATGGTGAATTTAAAATGCTTAGAGCATTAAGACAAAATGCAATTGATTCGGGAATTCATCCAGATAATGTTTACCAAGCAGCCAGAGGCCAAATACTAGAAATATCTAACCATCGTCTCATCCCAACTGATGATTTTGTTGATATGTACGACGTTTATGTTTCGAACGGTCAAATCGATGGTGATTCTGCAGGAACACTTAAATATCGAAAAATATTAAGTCGTGATGGAATTTTTAACATTTCTTTAGTTATTAATAAAAAAACAAAGCAATTAGCAACACAACCATTAATTAATACAAAAGGTGCATTCTTTGTAAAAGACTCTCAACCATTAATGAGTAAAATTGCTTATAGTATTCGTGATAAAGTTAATACTTTATTAGCAAAAAACAATAATATTAACTACAGTCAGATTAAAAAACACGTTCAAAATATTTCATTATTTTATATTTGAGCAAACAAGAAAAAGAAACCATATGTATTAACTTCAATTTTTGAAGTTAACGAATAA
- the def gene encoding peptide deformylase: MNKLASLVLLDTDIRLRQKSTNLDINNITKEEWNLIQAMQEYIDVCYRDEYEQNNITPGIAIAAPQVGLNKKVIYIHFNENEIEHKYLISNPKEIEHKYLIANPVIVSKSVAKAYLGCGEGCLSVKNKHDGFVPRYNRIIVEAYDLINKQPITIDATGILAICLQHEIDHLDGKLYYDHTNKENPFYTENNWIKI; this comes from the coding sequence ATGAATAAATTAGCATCTTTAGTTTTACTTGATACTGATATTCGATTACGTCAAAAATCGACTAATTTAGATATTAATAATATTACTAAAGAAGAATGAAATTTAATTCAAGCAATGCAAGAGTATATTGATGTTTGTTATCGTGATGAATATGAACAAAACAATATTACTCCAGGAATAGCTATTGCTGCACCACAAGTGGGGTTAAATAAAAAAGTAATTTATATTCATTTTAATGAAAATGAAATTGAACATAAATATTTAATATCTAATCCGAAAGAAATTGAACATAAGTATTTAATAGCCAACCCCGTAATTGTTAGTAAATCAGTTGCTAAAGCTTATTTAGGTTGTGGAGAAGGTTGTTTATCAGTTAAAAATAAACACGACGGTTTTGTACCTAGATATAATCGAATCATTGTTGAAGCTTATGATTTGATTAATAAACAACCAATTACAATTGATGCTACTGGAATTTTAGCTATTTGCTTACAACACGAAATAGACCATTTAGATGGAAAACTTTATTATGATCATACCAATAAAGAAAACCCATTTTATACTGAAAATAATTGAATAAAAATTTAA
- the folD gene encoding bifunctional 5,10-methylene-tetrahydrofolate dehydrogenase/Methenyl tetrahydrofolate cyclohydrolase: protein MAIINGKAIAEQIKQELKLQAANLIKKRIRPTLAVVQVGNNEASNIYIRNKKKIAEELNIKFIHLHFGEKITTNDLLNEINKINLDKTIHGLFVQLPLPKHINEFAIINAIDPNKDVDCFSIANIGRLWSAKPNDLIIKPNTPAGIIELIKRSGISLEGKNVTVIGRSNIVGKPLIALLMMENATVTVCHSKTKNLAKVCAKADILISAVGKAKLVTEDFVKKGAVVIDVGINRDESGKICGDVDFNPVQLKTNMITPVPGGVGPMTVVMLMKNLIELAKNYRK from the coding sequence ATGGCAATCATTAACGGCAAGGCAATCGCTGAGCAAATTAAACAAGAGTTAAAATTACAAGCAGCTAATTTAATTAAAAAACGAATTAGACCAACGTTAGCTGTTGTTCAAGTTGGAAACAATGAGGCAAGTAATATTTATATTCGTAATAAGAAAAAAATAGCTGAGGAATTAAATATTAAATTTATTCATTTACACTTTGGTGAAAAAATTACAACTAATGATTTACTAAATGAAATCAATAAAATTAATCTTGATAAAACAATTCATGGTTTGTTTGTGCAATTACCATTACCAAAACATATAAATGAATTTGCAATTATTAATGCAATTGATCCTAATAAAGATGTTGATTGTTTTTCAATTGCTAATATCGGTAGATTATGAAGTGCCAAACCCAACGATTTAATAATTAAACCAAACACACCAGCAGGTATTATTGAATTAATTAAAAGAAGTGGTATAAGTCTTGAAGGAAAAAATGTAACAGTAATTGGCAGAAGTAATATTGTTGGTAAACCATTAATAGCTTTATTAATGATGGAAAACGCCACTGTTACTGTGTGTCATTCTAAAACAAAAAACTTAGCAAAGGTTTGTGCTAAAGCAGATATATTAATTTCTGCAGTTGGCAAAGCTAAGTTAGTTACAGAAGATTTTGTTAAAAAAGGCGCTGTTGTAATTGATGTTGGTATTAATCGTGATGAAAGTGGCAAAATTTGCGGTGATGTTGATTTTAATCCGGTTCAATTAAAAACTAACATGATTACTCCTGTTCCTGGAGGAGTTGGGCCAATGACTGTTGTAATGCTAATGAAAAATTTAATTGAGTTAGCTAAAAACTATCGTAAATAA
- a CDS encoding alpha/beta hydrolase — protein MCKFSFDYSEYKSLSKKPKGNILFLSGFAFDCKLVKTYRQYINEYNCFNLNVIGVGKNNLPFNKKLIKQHCKIKNQGKYIAEFIRNKKLNNVIIIAHSLGCVYAAEVATHVPERIKYLIFENPITHFAYRYWFYFYFNMLPTSIDERIKLLKWQAVNYKELAKSQHAINTWSYYVNFIKDNYKTMNYWWKKIVYSPSEMLHSRRIYLNVNHPTIVLLGDKDLITPCKSATKFFKKNKNIKVHIIKNSMHISHVENLKQTKKIIDKFIN, from the coding sequence ATGTGTAAATTTTCTTTTGATTATTCTGAATACAAAAGCTTAAGTAAAAAACCTAAAGGAAATATTTTGTTTCTTTCAGGTTTTGCCTTTGATTGTAAATTAGTCAAAACCTACCGACAATATATTAATGAATATAATTGCTTTAATTTAAATGTTATCGGGGTTGGTAAAAACAATTTACCATTTAATAAAAAGTTAATTAAACAACACTGTAAAATTAAAAATCAAGGAAAATACATTGCTGAATTTATTCGTAATAAAAAATTAAATAATGTAATTATTATTGCTCATTCATTAGGTTGTGTATATGCTGCAGAGGTCGCAACCCACGTACCAGAAAGAATTAAATATTTAATTTTTGAAAATCCTATTACGCATTTTGCTTATAGATATTGATTTTATTTTTATTTCAATATGCTTCCAACAAGTATTGATGAACGAATAAAATTATTGAAATGGCAAGCAGTTAATTATAAAGAACTAGCTAAATCTCAACATGCTATTAACACATGAAGTTATTACGTAAATTTTATTAAAGACAACTACAAAACAATGAATTATTGATGAAAGAAAATTGTTTATAGTCCAAGTGAAATGTTACACTCAAGAAGAATATATTTAAATGTTAATCACCCCACTATTGTACTCTTGGGCGATAAAGATTTAATTACTCCGTGTAAATCAGCAACTAAATTTTTTAAGAAAAACAAAAACATAAAAGTACATATAATTAAAAATTCAATGCACATTTCACATGTGGAAAATTTAAAGCAAACTAAAAAAATTATTGATAAATTTATAAATTAA
- the ksgA gene encoding dimethyladenosine transferase: MKFINPNKFIKEKKFVPSKKLGQNFLINEDILNEIIMNIDIDNVDAIIEIGPGLGVLTSKLIELEKPLYLIELDKRLYDYLNERLSDKKNTQLFNENILDFDFSVITNKHKNPIIVANLPYSISSLIVIKFLKTLNIKTMYCMLQQEVAQRLIAKPKTKQYNSFSVLFQHQATCSELIHVGKNCFNPAPEVESKFIKLEKHSDDFNSSYDKFLKLIFLSKRKTLKNNLKHTIYNEKIEYLFNKFNLDEKVRSEEIPESIIYQMFLNLNNHV, encoded by the coding sequence ATGAAATTTATTAATCCAAATAAATTTATTAAAGAAAAAAAGTTTGTTCCCAGCAAAAAGCTAGGACAAAACTTTTTAATTAATGAAGATATTTTAAATGAAATTATCATGAACATAGATATTGATAATGTTGATGCAATTATTGAAATTGGACCAGGGCTAGGAGTGCTTACAAGCAAATTAATTGAATTAGAAAAACCACTATATTTAATTGAATTAGATAAACGTTTATACGATTATTTGAATGAACGATTAAGCGATAAGAAAAACACTCAATTATTCAATGAAAACATTCTTGATTTTGATTTTAGTGTAATCACTAACAAACATAAAAATCCAATCATTGTAGCCAACCTTCCTTATTCAATTAGTTCGCTTATTGTGATTAAGTTTTTAAAAACATTAAATATTAAAACAATGTATTGTATGTTGCAGCAAGAAGTTGCCCAACGCTTAATTGCAAAACCTAAAACAAAACAATATAACAGTTTTAGTGTTTTATTTCAGCATCAAGCCACGTGTAGTGAATTAATCCATGTTGGTAAAAATTGTTTTAATCCAGCACCAGAGGTTGAATCAAAATTTATTAAATTAGAAAAACATAGTGATGATTTTAATAGTAGTTACGATAAATTTTTAAAATTAATTTTTCTTTCAAAAAGAAAAACACTTAAGAATAATTTAAAGCACACTATTTATAATGAAAAAATTGAATATCTCTTTAATAAGTTTAATTTAGATGAAAAAGTTAGAAGTGAAGAAATTCCTGAATCAATAATTTATCAAATGTTTTTAAATTTAAATAACCATGTGTAA
- a CDS encoding preprotein translocase subunit YidC, which produces MSKKPVFSFNNKSDKNNDVFSPFWVKPKSKVSKTKDVIKGIWKWSKILILLFFFVMGMWGCFQTSFDPTVASSQAIGSGLEYGFNFGTTGLYQYDVGSTAFNQNHVFTYWSMQYGPFYAWFVWPGAWLTMQITYAGHNWWGGLNGLLGIVVLIVIIRLLTMLATIKSTLQNEKMNEVSGKLAEINAKYKGLKDAQSKQMKQQETMDLYAKNNIHPFAAFEQILITLPIFLIIYRVVTILRPLKATVLFNIWNFSYTPSTQVFNNFIGDGWIYLFFLIVAIPTQFLSTWLPTYWGKQRNRASNANTSKGKKETKKRMMFQYIFTGAMSLIVAFTPTGVGVYWFFNALISILQSYIMHRIILRQREMKFKSSIGHIEIA; this is translated from the coding sequence ATGAGTAAAAAACCAGTCTTTAGCTTCAACAATAAAAGCGATAAAAACAACGATGTTTTTAGTCCTTTTTGAGTTAAACCAAAAAGCAAAGTATCAAAAACTAAAGATGTAATTAAAGGAATTTGAAAGTGATCAAAAATTCTTATTCTTTTGTTTTTCTTTGTAATGGGGATGTGAGGGTGTTTCCAAACATCTTTTGATCCGACTGTAGCAAGCAGCCAAGCGATTGGTTCAGGTCTCGAATATGGATTTAATTTTGGGACAACCGGTTTATATCAATATGATGTTGGATCAACAGCATTTAATCAAAACCACGTTTTTACATATTGATCAATGCAATATGGGCCTTTTTATGCGTGGTTTGTTTGACCAGGAGCATGATTAACAATGCAAATAACTTATGCTGGTCATAATTGATGAGGTGGACTGAATGGATTGTTAGGAATTGTTGTATTAATTGTTATTATTCGTTTATTAACAATGTTAGCAACAATTAAATCAACCTTACAAAACGAAAAAATGAACGAAGTAAGCGGCAAACTAGCTGAAATTAATGCCAAATACAAAGGATTAAAAGATGCTCAATCAAAACAAATGAAGCAACAAGAAACCATGGATTTATATGCTAAAAATAATATTCATCCATTTGCTGCATTTGAACAAATTTTAATTACACTACCAATTTTCTTAATTATTTATCGGGTAGTTACAATTCTTAGACCACTTAAAGCAACAGTTTTATTCAATATTTGAAATTTCTCATACACACCATCAACACAAGTATTTAATAACTTTATTGGTGACGGATGAATATATTTATTTTTCTTAATTGTGGCAATTCCAACACAATTCTTATCAACTTGGTTACCTACATATTGAGGTAAACAACGTAATCGAGCTTCAAACGCAAACACTTCTAAAGGTAAGAAAGAAACAAAAAAACGAATGATGTTCCAATACATCTTTACAGGAGCAATGTCGTTGATTGTGGCCTTTACACCAACAGGAGTAGGGGTTTATTGATTCTTTAATGCCTTGATTTCAATTCTTCAGTCGTATATTATGCACCGCATTATTTTGCGTCAACGAGAAATGAAATTTAAATCATCAATTGGACATATTGAAATTGCTTAA
- the rnpA gene encoding ribonuclease P protein component, which translates to MNNQKFCSLRKKEDISFLFDKGCRVDNSIYTIKYKKNKIGKFQFLIALNKKTFRTAVIRNKIRRQIRSYVQKMENYHKINCVIIVKKNYLTNEYKNNYKEFQTLLKKIKYE; encoded by the coding sequence ATGAATAATCAAAAGTTTTGTAGTTTAAGAAAAAAAGAAGACATTTCTTTTTTATTTGATAAAGGATGCAGAGTTGATAATTCAATTTACACAATCAAATATAAAAAAAATAAAATTGGAAAATTTCAATTCTTAATTGCTTTAAATAAAAAAACATTTCGAACTGCTGTCATTCGTAACAAGATCCGTCGTCAAATTCGTTCTTATGTTCAAAAAATGGAAAATTATCACAAAATTAATTGTGTCATTATTGTAAAAAAAAACTATTTGACGAATGAATATAAAAACAATTACAAGGAATTTCAAACACTTTTAAAAAAGATCAAATATGAGTAA